The proteins below are encoded in one region of Ereboglobus luteus:
- a CDS encoding glycoside hydrolase family protein, producing MNRRQFIHIASAGAASLIMTRLPAIGSAPANAIDLARWIQPVPERAIFREPGYHVWCGTMVRGRDGRCHLYYSRWRASEGFFAWVTHSEVAHAVADDPFGPYLPVDVALPPRGPDFWDGHCTHNPAVMESGGRYYLYYMGNRGDRRPTKGLNFTHRNNQRIGVAVADSPDGPWRRFDKPLIDTTDGFHDALCCANPSVTRRPDGSFLMIYKAVAKQRALPFGGPVTHVVATSRDPAGPFTKIDAPVFTKTDVDFPAEDPCIWLQENKYMAVVKDMKGFFTGAGRSLALMESADGIEWNPAQNTLVSKTEYTTTAGVRVSLHALERPQVWLHHGEPAVLFCAASIDKQPGGGETFNVAIPLHRPPPK from the coding sequence ATGAATCGCCGCCAATTCATTCACATCGCCTCCGCTGGCGCGGCTTCCCTGATCATGACGCGACTGCCCGCCATTGGTTCGGCGCCAGCCAATGCGATCGACCTCGCGCGTTGGATTCAACCCGTCCCGGAGCGCGCCATTTTTCGCGAGCCCGGTTATCATGTCTGGTGCGGAACGATGGTGCGCGGTCGCGATGGCCGCTGCCACCTTTACTACTCGCGCTGGCGCGCATCGGAAGGATTCTTCGCATGGGTCACTCACAGCGAAGTCGCGCATGCGGTTGCCGACGATCCGTTCGGTCCCTATCTCCCTGTCGATGTCGCCCTGCCTCCGCGTGGCCCTGATTTCTGGGACGGCCACTGCACGCACAATCCCGCGGTCATGGAGTCCGGCGGGCGATATTATCTTTACTACATGGGAAACCGCGGGGACCGCCGTCCCACCAAGGGGCTCAATTTTACTCATCGCAACAACCAGCGCATCGGCGTTGCCGTTGCCGACTCGCCGGACGGTCCGTGGCGCAGGTTCGACAAGCCGCTCATCGACACGACTGACGGTTTCCACGATGCGTTGTGCTGCGCCAATCCCTCGGTCACACGCCGGCCCGACGGCAGCTTTCTCATGATCTACAAGGCCGTCGCCAAACAGCGCGCCCTGCCCTTCGGCGGCCCCGTCACCCATGTCGTCGCCACGAGCCGCGATCCCGCCGGTCCCTTCACTAAAATTGACGCGCCCGTCTTCACCAAAACCGACGTCGATTTTCCCGCCGAGGATCCGTGCATCTGGCTTCAGGAAAACAAATACATGGCAGTCGTGAAGGACATGAAAGGTTTCTTCACCGGCGCGGGCCGCTCGCTCGCCCTCATGGAGTCAGCGGACGGCATTGAGTGGAATCCCGCCCAAAACACGCTCGTCAGCAAAACCGAATACACCACAACCGCCGGGGTTCGCGTTTCGCTGCATGCGCTTGAGCGCCCCCAAGTCTGGCTTCATCACGGCGAACCCGCGGTGCTCTTCTGCGCCGCGTCAATCGACAAGCAACCCGGAGGCGGCGAAACATTTAACGTAGCCATCCCGCTCCACCGTCCCCCGCCAAAATGA
- a CDS encoding glycerophosphoryl diester phosphodiesterase, with the protein MKTSRAIITACILALLAIHQYASATETASLSDTTARLEWTRAPDGWRLTTASALTPASATTSATAIPLGTTSGQYTILYSATEPPADPVPPRFKATGDVFPEPNYKYIMPTRKKSFLPAAFNLAGEQHAFYPSDLATAPDGSRTFTHSTDVADITARWSLDPSFPGDIRVTLTLTARKAGWFSMTTPTLATVDPRDLEWAVVPGYYKGSELNSDLVLSMCYGHGLPDRPVIVGEGSASTLASIITNKAGVTLAVIAEPGLVDPSSDKRIARERWRLGLSHMTRDSKLSPTLYRPLLGGEGSRLEAGETLALSFRYSLRRGDWFAAVKHATENIYALRDFLALKQPVRSLSQRLHSLHKYVTDDTTSLWHTEQFENKTIGAQAYNGGVVGANRDKSNPADYDAMKNSDYGAMWMLARITGDPRLVKDRLPHARNFKLVQQQSAPGFFQGAALGQYYLAKSSRFTEEWGDYVEPVALTYYTMLDIGNILLFEPGDAELRERLRLGAERLLAWQRSDGSWVVAYDHATQKQLFTELPDYRPTFYGLLVAHKILGDKKYLDAARRGADWLVENAVKPARFVGVCGDARFAADFATVQIAQGLLDLHELTGETRYRDAAIETARQYVTEIFTHPRATTEAKVANKVPVADWQINQTGLAFEHGSTIGSANGGGPILLASYAGLYVRMAQITGEPLFKDLARASALGRDAFLDPKTQVASYYWSNFNRGPGSFPTTHGGRLAGSPTTLYPKFNYARRGRFRFRAVSSRPRSARTPASVSRRGKSTASPPISHGLMLKRDAPRSTTSRPSLPTKQKLSFSCSTTARAPSRVPSNSPAHGKAFPFVMPWASPCHCPPPQKHGPSRFPHSVSRSSHSNQNEPHRSSLFFALLRVWAGGRRNAGFVSQWKIEQLRPAHT; encoded by the coding sequence ATGAAAACCTCACGCGCGATCATAACCGCCTGCATTCTCGCACTCCTTGCGATTCACCAATACGCTTCCGCGACGGAAACCGCCTCGCTCTCCGACACGACCGCCCGGCTCGAATGGACCCGCGCCCCGGATGGCTGGCGCCTAACGACAGCCAGCGCCCTCACGCCCGCATCCGCGACGACATCCGCCACGGCGATTCCGCTCGGGACAACCTCAGGGCAATACACCATCCTCTATTCCGCCACGGAACCGCCCGCCGATCCCGTTCCGCCGCGGTTCAAGGCGACCGGCGACGTTTTTCCCGAGCCCAACTACAAATACATCATGCCAACGCGGAAGAAGTCGTTCCTTCCCGCCGCGTTCAACCTCGCGGGCGAACAACACGCCTTTTATCCATCCGACCTCGCCACCGCGCCCGACGGATCGCGCACATTCACCCACTCCACGGATGTTGCCGACATCACCGCGCGCTGGAGCCTCGACCCGTCGTTTCCCGGCGACATCCGCGTCACGCTCACGCTCACCGCCCGCAAAGCCGGCTGGTTTTCCATGACCACGCCGACGCTCGCCACGGTCGATCCCCGCGATCTCGAATGGGCGGTTGTTCCCGGCTATTACAAGGGCTCGGAACTGAACTCCGACCTCGTGCTCTCCATGTGCTACGGCCACGGCCTGCCCGACCGGCCCGTGATCGTCGGCGAAGGCTCCGCATCCACGCTCGCCTCGATCATCACAAACAAAGCCGGCGTCACCCTCGCCGTCATTGCCGAGCCCGGTCTTGTCGATCCGTCCTCGGACAAAAGAATCGCGCGCGAGCGCTGGCGGCTCGGCCTCTCGCACATGACGCGCGACAGCAAGCTCTCCCCGACACTCTACCGTCCGCTCCTCGGCGGCGAGGGCTCCAGGCTCGAAGCCGGCGAAACCCTCGCGCTCTCCTTCCGCTACTCGCTCCGGCGCGGCGACTGGTTTGCCGCGGTCAAGCACGCCACGGAAAACATCTATGCGCTCAGGGATTTTCTCGCGCTCAAGCAACCCGTCCGCTCGCTCAGCCAGCGGCTCCATTCGCTCCACAAATACGTCACCGACGACACCACCTCGCTCTGGCACACCGAGCAGTTTGAAAACAAAACCATCGGCGCGCAGGCATACAACGGCGGCGTTGTCGGGGCCAATCGCGACAAGTCGAACCCCGCCGATTATGACGCGATGAAAAACTCGGACTACGGCGCCATGTGGATGCTCGCGCGCATCACCGGTGATCCCCGGCTCGTGAAGGACCGCCTGCCCCACGCCCGCAATTTCAAACTCGTCCAGCAACAATCCGCCCCCGGCTTTTTCCAAGGCGCCGCGCTCGGCCAATACTACCTCGCGAAATCAAGTCGCTTCACGGAGGAATGGGGCGATTACGTCGAACCCGTCGCGCTTACCTACTACACGATGCTCGACATCGGCAACATCCTGCTCTTCGAACCGGGCGACGCCGAGCTGCGCGAACGCCTCCGACTCGGGGCCGAACGACTCCTCGCATGGCAACGCTCCGACGGCAGCTGGGTTGTCGCCTACGACCACGCCACGCAAAAACAACTTTTCACCGAGCTTCCCGACTACCGCCCCACTTTTTACGGACTCCTCGTCGCCCATAAAATCCTTGGCGACAAAAAATACCTCGACGCGGCCCGGCGCGGCGCCGACTGGCTCGTCGAAAATGCCGTCAAGCCCGCGCGTTTTGTCGGCGTGTGCGGCGACGCGCGTTTCGCCGCCGACTTTGCCACCGTGCAAATCGCGCAGGGGCTTCTCGACCTTCACGAACTCACCGGCGAAACCCGCTACCGCGACGCCGCGATCGAAACCGCACGCCAGTATGTCACGGAAATTTTCACGCACCCGCGCGCCACGACCGAGGCCAAGGTTGCCAACAAAGTTCCCGTCGCCGACTGGCAAATCAACCAGACCGGCCTCGCCTTCGAGCACGGCAGCACCATCGGCAGCGCCAATGGCGGCGGCCCGATCCTGCTCGCCAGCTACGCCGGCCTCTACGTGCGCATGGCGCAGATCACCGGCGAGCCGCTGTTCAAGGACCTCGCCCGTGCGAGCGCGCTCGGCCGCGACGCCTTTCTCGATCCGAAGACACAGGTCGCCTCCTATTATTGGAGCAATTTTAACCGCGGCCCCGGCTCGTTCCCCACCACGCATGGTGGCAGATTGGCTGGATCACCGACTACCTTGTATCCGAAATTCAACTACGCACGGCGGGGGCGGTTTCGTTTCCGCGCGGTTTCATCGCGCCCAAGGTCGGCCCGCACGCCTGCTTCGGTTTCGCGCCGGGGCAAATCCACGGCGAGCCCGCCAATCTCGCATGGCTTGATGTTGAAACGGGACGCCCCGAGATCGACTACCTCACGGCCAAGTCTCCCGACAAAGCAAAAACTTTCATTCTCCTGCTCAACAACAGCCCGCGCACCGTCACGAGTCCCGTCAAACTCGCCGGCGCATGGAAAAGCGTTTCCCTTCGTGATGCCTTGGGCCAGTCCGTGCCATTGTCCGCCACCGCAAAAACATGGCCCGTCGAGATTCCCGCATTCGGTTTCGCGCTCCTCACACTCGAATCAAAATGAGCCTCATCGGTCTTCGCTATTTTTCGCGCTTCTGCGTGTTTGGGCTGGGGGCCGCCGCAATGCTGGGTTCGTGTCTCAGTGGAAAATCGAACAACTCCGCCCTGCGCATACTTGA
- a CDS encoding sulfatase family protein, translating to MKKSVRASLPVISTLAAIATVAPDIAQAAAPPPSSRPNVVIFITDDESWLERSAYGWSNLPTPHFDRVARKGALFTRCYTSAPSCAPSRASLLTGRNFWELEQGAFIQAWLPKKFPLLPDLLADAGYHTGYTGKGWGPGIPPPGVSKRDYRNPAGKACNNIKRPKEERSPGMSDFDYAANFEAFLKKRPAGTPFYFWVGCVEPHHPIDPNNHKHLETRHGIKPDDIKMPGFQTDKPESRRERAGIWHELCRADDDLGRILDTLEQSGELDNTIIIVTGDNGTAIPLSKASPYDWGVHEPLAIMWPARMKAARRVDDFVNFADFAPTILEAAGVPVPESMSGRSILPLLLSEKSGRIDSTRSFTVTGLEWHGQMPPYNSAARAIRDERYQYIINYGIRPPSATPPNRGAPTSLKPGETWEELYDCEADPWQQTNLAASPAHAETKARLKKQMRDYQLKTRDPRATGNMEIFNQTRALVETRKKNNYKDAHAP from the coding sequence ATGAAAAAATCCGTCCGCGCCTCGTTGCCCGTCATTTCAACGCTGGCCGCAATCGCCACCGTTGCGCCTGACATCGCGCAAGCCGCCGCACCGCCTCCTTCATCCCGACCAAATGTCGTCATCTTCATCACCGACGACGAAAGCTGGCTGGAGCGTTCCGCCTATGGCTGGTCGAATCTTCCCACACCGCACTTCGATCGTGTGGCGCGCAAAGGCGCCCTTTTCACGCGTTGTTACACCTCCGCGCCGTCGTGCGCGCCCTCGCGCGCCTCGCTTCTTACCGGACGCAATTTCTGGGAGCTTGAGCAGGGCGCGTTTATTCAAGCGTGGTTGCCGAAAAAATTTCCACTCCTGCCCGATTTGCTCGCCGACGCCGGCTATCATACCGGCTACACCGGCAAGGGCTGGGGGCCCGGCATCCCGCCGCCCGGTGTTTCCAAACGCGATTACCGCAATCCCGCGGGCAAAGCCTGCAACAACATCAAACGTCCGAAGGAAGAACGATCGCCGGGCATGAGCGATTTCGACTACGCCGCCAACTTTGAAGCCTTCCTGAAAAAACGCCCCGCAGGCACGCCTTTTTATTTTTGGGTCGGCTGTGTCGAGCCGCATCATCCCATCGATCCGAACAACCACAAACATCTCGAAACGCGCCACGGCATAAAACCGGATGATATAAAAATGCCCGGATTTCAAACTGACAAACCGGAGTCGCGCCGTGAGCGCGCGGGCATCTGGCATGAGCTTTGCCGCGCCGACGACGACTTGGGCCGCATCCTCGACACGCTCGAACAATCCGGGGAACTCGACAACACCATCATCATCGTCACCGGCGACAACGGCACCGCAATCCCCCTCTCCAAGGCGTCGCCCTACGATTGGGGTGTCCACGAACCACTCGCCATCATGTGGCCCGCGCGCATGAAAGCCGCCCGTCGCGTGGATGATTTTGTCAACTTTGCCGACTTCGCGCCCACCATCCTTGAGGCCGCTGGCGTGCCAGTCCCCGAAAGCATGAGCGGACGCAGCATTCTGCCTCTCCTGCTCTCGGAAAAATCCGGACGCATTGACTCCACCCGCTCCTTTACCGTGACCGGGCTCGAATGGCACGGCCAGATGCCCCCTTACAACAGCGCAGCCCGAGCCATTCGGGACGAACGTTATCAATACATCATCAACTACGGCATCCGCCCGCCTTCCGCCACTCCGCCCAATCGCGGCGCGCCCACCTCGCTCAAGCCCGGCGAGACATGGGAGGAGCTTTACGATTGCGAAGCCGACCCGTGGCAGCAGACCAACCTCGCCGCCTCGCCCGCGCACGCCGAAACCAAGGCCCGGCTGAAAAAGCAAATGCGCGATTACCAATTAAAAACCCGCGATCCGCGCGCCACCGGTAACATGGAGATTTTCAACCAAACCCGCGCGCTGGTGGAGACCAGAAAGAAAAACAACTACAAGGACGCGCACGCTCCGTGA
- a CDS encoding glycosyl hydrolase, with translation MKTTHRLFIRAIPFFALLFSIGALNAATPLESGYDAPPDSARPLTWWHWINGNVTKDGIVADLTAMRDAGIAGVQLFDASIYLPAGPVRYGSDEWHEHVQFAIKTAAKLGMEVTLMNTPGWSASGGPWITPERSMKKLVWTETTIESDGASPVQVTLKRPSAKENFYRDVAVLAVPADPPNAKPFRLPDWEKKIKLTSNAVARVPVDTDNSRAIPRERIINITSQADADGNCRATLPKGRWAVIRFGFTSTGAKNHPAVPEGHGLECDKLDPDAVAFQFEKSVGRIIREAGPLAGKTLTGLLFDSFEAGFQNWTETLPAQFRAAHNYDIMPLLPVFTGRVIESVAFTECVLGDFRALINASLAKNYFGVMQRLAHKHGLIVYAEAQGGPLNPAMIEPYVDVVMNEFWHHGSDNRLPRIKLCASIVNVHNKHILAAEAFSARPEEDGWSVTLASLKLPGDHGFAAGVNRCILHTYAHQPFSNNAPGFTLGRYGTRFGRMQTWWPAMPAWTSYIARSQFLLQQGWKHAAALYLHTEDMGYAYPPNEIAGFPETDDFDIAYPHDLDAMTMRDGRLALPHGPSYRLLITPKMPWAASIATLRKLRDFSKAGLLIHGNPPVSPAGVSDLRQLAEFNSLVAEIRWGNESLRHAMNIATGGLPDLAWDESVGSGKIKFTHRRAAGGAHIYFISNQGDAPVVSDFHFAVTNRAPEIWDAVAGTRVASAHHAMNDRRTSIPLQLAPRGSLFVVFQKTPAATAPAQRAKIPEFVMHAGRYYTSAQGATPVEIDGSWQVGFENKKLGAPARATFDKLISWSDHDDDAIKHYSGAASYTKTFTLAAIPQGCNAMLDIGRVADLAELRVNGHDVATLWTPPFRADITRFLRVGENTLEIRVTNSWVNRLIGDERIPVDYPYQKPGRSKFTDGRLLELPAWLADTTGAQTNPRHTFSTWKHYTPDSPLRPAGLLGPVKIEWMRPIHE, from the coding sequence ATGAAAACCACTCACCGCCTCTTCATCCGCGCGATTCCGTTTTTCGCGCTCCTTTTTTCAATCGGCGCGCTAAACGCCGCCACGCCTCTCGAGTCCGGATACGACGCGCCGCCTGATTCCGCGCGCCCGTTGACGTGGTGGCACTGGATCAACGGCAACGTCACCAAGGACGGCATCGTAGCCGACCTCACCGCCATGCGCGACGCCGGCATCGCGGGCGTGCAACTTTTCGACGCAAGCATCTACCTGCCCGCCGGCCCGGTTCGCTACGGCTCCGACGAATGGCACGAGCATGTTCAGTTCGCAATCAAGACCGCGGCGAAACTTGGCATGGAGGTAACGTTGATGAACACGCCCGGATGGTCGGCCAGCGGAGGCCCGTGGATAACGCCGGAGCGATCCATGAAAAAACTCGTCTGGACGGAAACAACGATTGAAAGCGATGGCGCGTCGCCGGTTCAGGTCACGCTCAAGCGCCCCTCCGCCAAGGAGAATTTTTATCGCGACGTCGCGGTGCTCGCCGTTCCGGCCGACCCGCCCAATGCCAAACCCTTCCGGCTCCCCGACTGGGAGAAGAAAATTAAACTCACCTCAAACGCCGTGGCGCGCGTTCCCGTTGACACGGACAACTCGCGCGCGATTCCGCGCGAGCGCATCATCAACATCACCTCGCAAGCCGATGCCGATGGCAACTGCCGCGCGACATTGCCAAAAGGCCGCTGGGCCGTGATTCGTTTTGGCTTCACGTCAACCGGCGCAAAAAATCATCCCGCCGTTCCCGAGGGCCACGGATTGGAGTGCGACAAACTCGATCCCGACGCCGTCGCATTTCAGTTCGAAAAAAGCGTCGGCCGTATCATCCGCGAAGCCGGACCGCTGGCGGGCAAGACGCTCACCGGACTCCTTTTCGACAGCTTCGAGGCGGGGTTCCAAAACTGGACCGAAACGCTCCCCGCGCAATTTCGCGCCGCGCACAATTACGACATAATGCCGCTCCTTCCCGTGTTCACGGGCCGCGTTATCGAGTCGGTTGCGTTCACTGAATGCGTGCTCGGCGATTTCCGCGCGCTCATCAACGCCAGCCTCGCGAAAAACTATTTCGGCGTCATGCAACGCCTCGCGCACAAGCACGGCCTGATCGTTTACGCCGAGGCCCAGGGCGGCCCGCTCAACCCCGCCATGATCGAGCCTTACGTGGATGTTGTCATGAACGAGTTTTGGCACCACGGCAGCGACAACCGCCTGCCCCGCATCAAACTCTGCGCATCCATCGTCAATGTTCACAACAAACACATACTCGCGGCGGAGGCGTTTTCCGCGCGCCCCGAGGAGGACGGCTGGTCCGTGACACTCGCCAGCCTCAAGCTCCCCGGCGACCACGGCTTCGCGGCGGGCGTCAACCGCTGCATCCTCCACACCTACGCGCACCAGCCCTTTTCCAACAACGCGCCCGGCTTCACGCTCGGACGCTACGGAACGCGCTTTGGCCGCATGCAAACCTGGTGGCCCGCGATGCCCGCGTGGACCAGCTACATCGCGCGCAGCCAGTTTCTCCTCCAACAGGGATGGAAACACGCCGCCGCGCTCTATCTGCACACGGAGGACATGGGTTATGCGTATCCCCCAAATGAAATCGCGGGCTTCCCCGAAACCGACGATTTTGACATCGCCTACCCGCATGATCTCGACGCGATGACCATGCGCGACGGCCGCCTCGCGCTGCCGCACGGGCCGTCATACCGGCTGCTCATCACACCAAAAATGCCTTGGGCCGCGAGCATCGCCACCCTGCGCAAGCTGAGGGATTTCTCCAAGGCGGGGCTCCTCATCCACGGCAACCCGCCCGTCTCGCCGGCGGGAGTTTCCGACCTGCGACAACTCGCCGAGTTCAACTCGCTCGTCGCCGAAATTCGCTGGGGCAACGAATCGCTCCGGCACGCCATGAACATCGCGACAGGCGGCTTGCCCGACCTCGCGTGGGATGAATCCGTCGGCAGTGGCAAAATCAAATTCACCCACCGCCGCGCAGCCGGCGGCGCGCACATTTATTTCATCTCGAACCAGGGCGATGCGCCCGTCGTTTCCGATTTCCATTTTGCCGTGACAAATCGCGCGCCCGAAATCTGGGACGCCGTGGCGGGAACGCGCGTGGCTTCCGCGCATCACGCGATGAACGACCGTCGCACCTCCATCCCGCTGCAACTCGCTCCGCGCGGATCGCTCTTTGTTGTTTTCCAAAAAACACCCGCCGCCACCGCGCCGGCGCAACGTGCAAAAATCCCCGAGTTCGTCATGCACGCGGGCCGTTATTACACCTCCGCGCAAGGCGCGACGCCCGTCGAGATCGACGGTTCCTGGCAGGTTGGTTTCGAGAACAAAAAACTCGGCGCTCCCGCGCGCGCGACCTTCGACAAACTCATCTCATGGAGCGACCACGACGACGACGCCATCAAGCACTACTCGGGCGCGGCCTCCTACACAAAGACGTTCACGCTCGCAGCCATCCCCCAAGGCTGCAACGCCATGCTCGACATCGGCCGCGTTGCCGACCTCGCGGAACTGCGCGTCAACGGCCACGACGTCGCCACGCTTTGGACGCCGCCCTTTCGCGCCGACATCACGCGGTTTCTTCGCGTTGGCGAAAACACGCTGGAAATCCGCGTCACCAACAGCTGGGTGAACCGGCTCATCGGCGACGAACGCATCCCCGTCGATTATCCCTACCAGAAACCCGGAAGAAGCAAATTCACCGACGGCCGCCTGCTCGAACTTCCCGCATGGCTCGCCGACACCACTGGCGCGCAAACAAATCCCCGCCACACTTTCAGCACATGGAAACACTACACGCCGGATTCCCCGCTCCGCCCCGCCGGCCTGTTGGGCCCCGTGAAAATCGAATGGATGCGGCCAATTCACGAATAA
- a CDS encoding family 78 glycoside hydrolase catalytic domain, whose amino-acid sequence MKRRTFLRNSALYAAGATLIPTAHAASDTQVSKPRAGAPESSQTAAPLFQASPGTTYRRIFSSRSALIWFPDNRAYFDTPRNEWCYFRKTFDLPAAPTKAALRIFADSRYRLFVNGAYIVRGPARSDPRFQAFDILDLAPHLKAGRNLIAVQVLYYGYNTGQYLPRVPCLLAELDIENGSGKKRALRTDASWKVHRSASFDPDAPRVNGCQGAIEIFDARNEPENWTQPGFDDSAWPAAKARSLGREQIPYIRLLPRDIPMLEENIIPAARISSAQVVTAHEDETFFPQRARLELDEIKTRLSFSPFAETSVAASGNARVTIITVDFARVTPGYFRLSATAPAGTRIDIAYAEDLFEGRCALFNPPAQRPLDSFILSGGRNDLEIAFAWKGFRYAQLIIRNPGGAFTLHGASLRTRMYPVNQYGHVRTPDGFQRELHAICAHALRGCMQDGFIDSPSREQQQWMGDGRWQAVYNYYLSGDSRLHRRLLYQIAYSQDAEGLTKSRYPDGHENWSPIPSYCLAWVTSFDDYHRFTGDITPAADLWPNIIMALRWFTRYENQNGLLENVPFWSYIDLGGYPAGPKLDIERGGIITALNLLYLESLRAAAHLAKTLGDATAQAAFTARADTLAASISKHLWDDSRGAYPDCYVNGEASKSISEPTNALAILHLNNTNRNRRILLHFGRAETVISSPYSMPLVMRALLRHNRADLAWRLVRERYQPIVDADLGTTWEYWKVFHPVPSGRVHAHSASHAWGAAPLVLFFEGFAGVRILEPAFKRFEIAPRLPSSLDEASFVIPTPAGKIEGQCKRNGSRIDLSFTVPQGCAAVVASREYPNGTHTVSIPS is encoded by the coding sequence ATGAAACGCCGCACATTTCTACGAAACTCCGCCCTCTACGCAGCTGGGGCCACACTGATTCCGACCGCTCATGCGGCATCGGACACACAGGTTTCAAAACCGCGCGCAGGCGCGCCAGAATCTTCGCAGACGGCGGCACCTTTATTCCAAGCGTCACCCGGCACGACTTACAGACGCATCTTCTCATCGCGCTCCGCCCTGATTTGGTTTCCCGATAATCGCGCCTATTTCGACACTCCGCGCAATGAGTGGTGCTACTTCCGAAAGACCTTCGACCTGCCCGCCGCGCCAACCAAGGCCGCGCTACGCATTTTCGCCGATTCCCGCTACCGCCTTTTTGTGAACGGCGCTTACATCGTCCGCGGCCCGGCGCGTAGCGATCCGCGCTTTCAAGCCTTCGACATCCTCGACCTTGCGCCGCATCTCAAGGCGGGCCGCAATCTGATCGCCGTTCAAGTGCTCTATTACGGATACAACACCGGCCAGTATTTGCCACGCGTCCCATGCCTGCTGGCGGAACTCGACATCGAAAACGGCTCGGGGAAAAAACGCGCGCTTCGCACCGACGCCTCATGGAAGGTGCATCGCTCCGCGTCGTTTGATCCCGACGCCCCGCGCGTCAACGGTTGCCAGGGCGCCATCGAAATTTTCGACGCGCGCAACGAGCCCGAAAACTGGACGCAGCCCGGCTTCGACGACTCCGCCTGGCCCGCCGCCAAGGCCCGCTCTCTTGGCCGAGAGCAAATCCCCTACATCCGCCTGCTGCCCCGCGATATTCCGATGCTTGAGGAAAACATTATCCCCGCCGCGCGCATTTCCTCCGCGCAGGTTGTCACTGCGCACGAAGACGAAACATTTTTCCCGCAACGCGCTCGCCTCGAACTGGACGAAATCAAAACCCGCCTTTCATTTTCGCCCTTCGCGGAAACCAGCGTTGCCGCATCGGGAAACGCCCGCGTCACAATTATCACCGTCGATTTTGCGCGAGTCACCCCGGGATATTTCCGACTCTCCGCCACGGCTCCGGCGGGCACGCGCATCGACATCGCGTATGCCGAGGATCTCTTTGAGGGACGTTGCGCGCTCTTCAATCCGCCCGCGCAACGCCCGCTCGACAGTTTCATTCTGTCCGGGGGGCGCAACGATTTGGAAATCGCATTTGCGTGGAAAGGCTTTCGCTACGCGCAGCTCATCATCCGCAATCCCGGCGGCGCGTTCACGCTGCACGGCGCGAGCCTGCGCACGCGCATGTATCCGGTAAACCAATACGGCCATGTCCGCACGCCCGACGGTTTTCAGCGGGAGCTTCACGCCATCTGCGCGCACGCGCTGCGAGGCTGCATGCAGGACGGCTTCATCGACTCGCCCAGTCGCGAGCAACAGCAATGGATGGGCGACGGTCGCTGGCAGGCCGTTTATAATTATTATCTCAGCGGCGACTCGCGGCTTCACCGCCGCCTGCTTTACCAGATCGCCTATTCGCAGGACGCCGAGGGTCTCACAAAATCCCGCTATCCCGATGGCCATGAAAACTGGTCGCCGATTCCGTCCTACTGCCTCGCGTGGGTCACGTCGTTTGACGACTACCATCGCTTCACCGGCGACATCACGCCCGCCGCCGACCTCTGGCCCAACATCATCATGGCGCTGCGTTGGTTCACCCGTTACGAAAACCAAAACGGCCTCCTCGAAAACGTCCCCTTCTGGTCATACATTGATCTCGGCGGTTATCCCGCCGGCCCCAAGCTCGACATTGAGCGCGGCGGCATCATCACCGCGTTAAATCTGCTCTATCTCGAATCACTCCGGGCCGCCGCGCACCTGGCCAAAACATTGGGCGATGCCACCGCGCAAGCGGCCTTCACCGCGCGCGCCGATACGCTCGCCGCATCCATATCGAAACATCTATGGGACGATTCCCGCGGCGCTTATCCGGATTGTTATGTGAATGGCGAGGCCAGCAAAAGCATCTCCGAACCCACCAACGCGCTCGCCATTCTTCACCTGAATAACACGAACCGGAACCGCCGAATCCTTTTGCATTTCGGACGCGCGGAGACGGTCATCAGCAGCCCCTATTCGATGCCGCTGGTCATGCGCGCGCTCCTGCGCCACAACCGCGCCGACCTCGCATGGCGGCTCGTCCGCGAACGCTACCAACCCATCGTCGACGCGGACCTGGGCACGACTTGGGAATACTGGAAAGTGTTTCATCCCGTGCCGTCGGGACGCGTCCACGCGCACAGCGCCTCGCACGCTTGGGGTGCAGCGCCGCTGGTTTTGTTCTTCGAGGGTTTTGCCGGAGTGCGAATCCTCGAACCGGCGTTCAAGCGCTTCGAAATCGCGCCGCGACTCCCCTCGTCGCTCGACGAGGCCAGCTTCGTCATTCCCACGCCCGCCGGAAAAATCGAGGGCCAATGCAAACGCAACGGCAGCCGGATCGACCTGTCCTTCACCGTTCCGCAAGGTTGCGCCGCCGTCGTCGCATCGCGCGAGTATCCCAACGGCACACACACCGTCTCCATCCCCTCATGA